The following coding sequences lie in one Paracidovorax avenae genomic window:
- a CDS encoding NADP-dependent malic enzyme: MSDTPPVNATPDKRALLRQAALEYHEFPKPGKIAIAATKQMVNQHDLALAYSPGVAAPCEEIVKDPAAAFRYTARGNLVGVISNGTAVLGLGDIGALASKPVMEGKGVLFKKFAGVDVFDIEINEKDPAKLVEVIAALEPTFGAINLEDIKAPECFYVERELRKRLNIPVFHDDQHGTAITVAAAMLNALKVVNKDIGSVRLVASGAGAAALACLNLLLKVGLKRENVFVTDLAGVVYEGRTELMDEDKIQFAQKTDARTLAEVIDGADVFLGLSAGGVLKPAMVARMAARPVIFALANPNPEITPEDAHAVRGDVVMATGRTDYPNQVNNVLCFPYIFRGALDCGATTITLEMEIAAVHAIAELAQAEQSEVVAAAYVGEPLAFGPEYLIPKPFDPRLMIKIAPAVAQAAADSGVAQRPIADMDAYRDHLQTFVYASGTMMKPIVNAAKLAAKKRVAYAEGEEERVLRAAQIVVDEKIARPTLIGRPAIIAQRVEKFGLRLKEGVDYDVVNVENDHRYRDFWQTYHRMTERKGITVPIAKIEMRRRLALIASMLLHKGEVDGMICGTWGHTAHHLNYIDQVIGKRAGVNTYACMNGLLLPDRQVFLVDTHVNYDPTAEQLAEITVMAAEEMMRFGIKPKAALLSHSNFGSSNQPSAVKMRQTLDLLRVQAPWLEVDGEMHGDVALDAALRTQVMPHSTLAGSANLLVLPNIDAANISYNLLKTAAGGGIAIGPVLLGAAEPVHVLTASATVRRIVNMTALTVADANAAR; the protein is encoded by the coding sequence ATGTCCGATACCCCCCCGGTCAACGCCACGCCTGACAAACGCGCCCTGCTGCGCCAAGCGGCCCTCGAGTACCACGAGTTTCCGAAGCCGGGGAAGATCGCCATCGCCGCCACCAAGCAGATGGTCAACCAGCACGATCTGGCGCTGGCCTACTCGCCGGGCGTGGCCGCTCCCTGCGAAGAGATCGTCAAGGACCCTGCCGCCGCCTTCCGCTACACCGCGCGCGGCAACCTGGTGGGCGTTATCTCCAACGGCACGGCCGTCCTCGGCCTGGGCGACATCGGTGCGCTGGCCTCCAAGCCCGTCATGGAGGGCAAGGGCGTCCTCTTCAAGAAGTTCGCCGGCGTCGATGTGTTCGACATCGAGATCAACGAGAAGGACCCGGCCAAGCTCGTCGAGGTCATCGCTGCCCTGGAGCCCACCTTCGGCGCCATCAACCTCGAGGACATCAAGGCGCCCGAGTGCTTCTACGTGGAGCGCGAACTGCGCAAGCGCCTCAACATCCCCGTCTTCCACGACGACCAGCACGGCACCGCCATCACGGTGGCGGCGGCCATGCTCAACGCCCTGAAGGTGGTGAACAAGGACATCGGCTCCGTGCGCCTGGTCGCCTCCGGCGCGGGTGCCGCCGCCCTCGCCTGCCTGAACCTGCTGCTGAAGGTGGGCCTCAAGCGCGAGAACGTGTTCGTCACCGACCTGGCCGGCGTGGTCTATGAAGGCCGCACCGAGCTGATGGACGAGGACAAGATCCAGTTCGCCCAGAAGACCGACGCCCGCACCCTGGCCGAAGTCATCGACGGCGCCGACGTGTTCCTGGGCCTGTCGGCCGGCGGCGTGCTCAAGCCCGCCATGGTGGCCAGGATGGCCGCGCGCCCGGTCATCTTCGCGCTGGCCAACCCCAACCCGGAAATCACGCCCGAGGACGCCCACGCGGTGCGCGGCGACGTGGTGATGGCCACCGGCCGCACGGACTACCCGAACCAGGTCAACAACGTCCTGTGCTTCCCCTACATCTTCCGCGGTGCGCTCGACTGCGGCGCCACGACCATCACGCTGGAGATGGAGATCGCCGCGGTGCACGCCATCGCCGAACTGGCCCAGGCCGAGCAGAGCGAAGTGGTGGCCGCGGCCTACGTGGGCGAACCCCTGGCCTTCGGACCCGAATACCTGATCCCCAAGCCGTTCGATCCGCGCCTGATGATCAAGATCGCGCCGGCCGTGGCCCAGGCCGCCGCCGACAGCGGCGTGGCCCAGCGCCCGATCGCCGACATGGACGCCTACCGCGACCACCTGCAGACTTTCGTTTATGCCTCCGGCACGATGATGAAGCCCATCGTCAACGCCGCCAAGCTGGCCGCCAAGAAGCGGGTGGCCTACGCCGAGGGCGAGGAAGAGCGCGTGCTGCGCGCCGCGCAGATCGTGGTGGACGAGAAGATCGCCCGCCCCACGCTGATCGGCCGGCCGGCCATCATCGCCCAGCGCGTCGAGAAGTTCGGCCTGCGCCTGAAGGAAGGCGTGGACTACGACGTGGTGAACGTCGAGAACGACCACCGCTACCGCGACTTCTGGCAGACCTACCACCGGATGACGGAGCGCAAGGGCATCACCGTGCCCATCGCCAAGATCGAGATGCGCCGCCGCCTGGCGCTGATCGCGTCCATGCTGCTGCACAAGGGCGAGGTGGACGGCATGATCTGCGGCACCTGGGGACACACCGCGCACCACCTGAACTACATCGACCAGGTGATCGGCAAGCGCGCCGGCGTGAACACCTACGCCTGCATGAACGGGCTGCTGCTGCCCGACCGCCAGGTCTTCCTGGTGGACACGCACGTCAACTACGACCCGACGGCCGAACAGCTCGCCGAGATCACCGTGATGGCGGCCGAGGAAATGATGCGCTTCGGCATCAAGCCCAAGGCGGCGCTGCTGTCGCACTCCAACTTCGGCTCGAGCAACCAGCCCAGCGCAGTCAAGATGCGCCAGACGCTGGACCTGCTGCGCGTGCAGGCCCCCTGGCTCGAGGTGGACGGCGAGATGCACGGCGACGTGGCCCTGGATGCCGCCCTGCGCACCCAGGTGATGCCGCACAGCACGCTGGCCGGCAGTGCCAATCTGCTGGTGCTGCCCAACATCGATGCCGCCAACATTTCCTACAACCTGCTCAAGACCGCGGCCGGCGGCGGCATCGCCATCGGCCCCGTGCTGCTGGGCGCGGCCGAGCCGGTGCACGTGCTCACCGCCAGCGCGACCGTGCGGCGCATCGTCAATATGACAGCCCTGACGGTGGCCGACGCCAACGCCGCGCGCTGA
- a CDS encoding ribonuclease domain-containing protein: MLKAIAIRAYTAGIAYALGAAFVLAPLSGEARNAPSPGGTDTIALAELPPQGRATFSLIREGGPFPHDKDGSVFGNRERLLPPHKRGYYREYTVRTPGASNRGARRIVCGGPPRTPDACYYTSDHYASFRKIVE, translated from the coding sequence ATGCTGAAGGCCATCGCCATCCGGGCGTACACGGCAGGTATTGCATACGCTCTGGGTGCCGCGTTCGTTCTGGCCCCTCTCTCGGGGGAAGCCCGGAATGCTCCGTCCCCGGGCGGAACCGACACCATCGCATTGGCCGAACTTCCCCCGCAAGGACGCGCCACCTTCAGTCTCATCCGCGAAGGCGGCCCCTTTCCCCACGACAAGGACGGCAGCGTCTTTGGCAACCGGGAACGCCTGTTGCCCCCGCACAAGCGGGGCTACTACCGGGAATACACCGTCAGGACACCGGGAGCGAGCAACCGTGGTGCACGGCGGATCGTATGCGGCGGCCCCCCGCGCACGCCGGACGCCTGCTACTACACCAGCGACCACTACGCGAGCTTTCGGAAGATCGTGGAATGA
- a CDS encoding barstar family protein produces the protein MEMPLRTDQDNPLRGVRPNIVQSIRAFRVQDLQASAQALGQHFLYANLAHAQTKQDVLELIASQFMFPAHFGKNFDALYDCMTDPLHKSGPQPGFIVVLEQIPTTVKFDKEAREQLLDIFREAADYWGDRKIAFRCFYSFL, from the coding sequence ATGGAAATGCCACTTCGTACCGACCAGGACAACCCACTGCGCGGCGTGCGCCCCAACATCGTGCAGTCGATCCGGGCCTTCCGCGTGCAGGATCTGCAGGCCTCCGCCCAGGCGCTGGGCCAGCACTTCCTCTATGCCAACCTCGCGCACGCGCAGACCAAGCAGGACGTCCTGGAACTCATCGCCAGCCAGTTCATGTTCCCGGCGCACTTCGGCAAGAATTTCGATGCGCTGTACGACTGCATGACCGACCCCTTGCATAAATCGGGCCCGCAGCCCGGCTTCATCGTGGTGCTGGAACAGATCCCCACGACCGTGAAGTTCGACAAGGAAGCGCGCGAGCAGCTCCTGGACATCTTCCGTGAAGCGGCGGACTACTGGGGCGACCGCAAGATCGCCTTCCGGTGCTTCTATTCTTTTCTGTAG
- the rsmA gene encoding 16S rRNA (adenine(1518)-N(6)/adenine(1519)-N(6))-dimethyltransferase RsmA yields the protein MKHIPRKRFGQHFLADQAIIDAIVRAIAPAPGQPMVEIGPGLAALTQPLVERLGRLTVVELDRDLAQRLRSHGQLDVIESDVLKVDFSAVAANLGATRLRIVGNLPYNISTPILFHLLEHVDVVEDQHFMLQKEVIDRMVAQPATSDYGRLSVMLQWRYAMEDVLFVPPESFDPPPRVDSAVVRMVPHAAPAPVAPRLLEELVQVAFSQRRKLLRHTLGRWLEARQFTGTFDTQRRAEEVPVADYVALAQACA from the coding sequence ATGAAGCACATCCCGCGCAAGCGCTTCGGCCAGCACTTCCTGGCCGACCAGGCCATCATCGACGCCATCGTCCGTGCCATCGCGCCGGCACCCGGCCAGCCGATGGTGGAGATCGGCCCGGGCCTCGCCGCGCTCACGCAGCCGCTGGTCGAGCGGCTCGGGCGCCTGACGGTGGTGGAACTGGACCGCGACCTCGCCCAGCGCCTGCGCAGCCACGGGCAGCTCGACGTGATCGAGTCCGATGTGCTCAAGGTGGATTTCTCCGCGGTGGCCGCGAACCTGGGCGCTACCCGCCTCCGGATCGTGGGCAACCTGCCCTACAACATCTCCACCCCGATCCTCTTCCACCTGCTCGAGCACGTGGACGTCGTCGAGGACCAGCACTTCATGCTGCAGAAAGAGGTCATCGACCGCATGGTGGCCCAACCCGCCACCAGCGACTACGGCCGCCTTTCGGTGATGCTGCAATGGCGCTACGCCATGGAAGACGTGCTCTTCGTGCCGCCCGAGAGCTTCGACCCGCCCCCGCGCGTGGACAGCGCCGTCGTGCGCATGGTGCCCCATGCCGCTCCCGCGCCGGTCGCGCCCCGGCTGCTCGAGGAACTCGTGCAGGTGGCCTTCAGCCAGCGCCGCAAGCTGCTGCGCCACACCCTCGGCCGCTGGCTCGAAGCCCGCCAGTTCACCGGCACCTTCGACACCCAGCGCCGCGCCGAGGAAGTGCCCGTGGCCGACTACGTGGCGCTGGCGCAGGCTTGCGCTTGA
- a CDS encoding peptidylprolyl isomerase: protein MNHRAFILGLAGFAAAIVSVAPAGAQGLRLPGGAGLPAPSASPSLRAAPQITLPDPGPSARGAQAARQADFIVAVVNTEPITNNEVQARLARVEHQLAAQGGERPPRQVLAREVLERLINEKIQVQMAIESGIKVDDYAVSQAEQSVARQNSVSIPEMQRRLAADGISPERFRSELRNQMLIQRLRERDVESRVRVTDLDVDQYMRDQQQSAISDPSKIELNLANILISVPENATPDVVEQRRQRAQQAADRVRGGEDFAKVARELSDAPDAPIGGELGLRPADRYPDLFLRTVQQVPVGGIAGPVRSPAGFHVLRVLERSRAGIPSSAVQTHVRHILLRTGPQLTEAAAAERLAEYRRRILSGQADFATLAREHSQDGSAKQGGDLGWAGPGRYVPEFEEAVEALKPDEISQPIVSRFGVHLIQLLERREAKLTQREQRDMVRDAVREKKLEEAFTNWAQEARARAYVEYRDAPQ from the coding sequence ATGAACCATCGAGCATTCATCCTGGGCCTCGCGGGCTTCGCCGCCGCCATCGTTTCCGTCGCACCCGCGGGTGCGCAGGGGCTGCGCCTGCCCGGCGGCGCGGGGCTGCCGGCACCGTCGGCATCGCCATCGCTGCGCGCCGCGCCCCAGATCACCCTGCCGGATCCGGGCCCTTCGGCGCGTGGCGCCCAGGCGGCCCGCCAGGCCGACTTCATCGTCGCCGTGGTGAACACCGAACCGATCACGAACAACGAAGTGCAGGCCCGCCTGGCGCGCGTGGAGCACCAGCTGGCCGCCCAGGGCGGAGAGCGGCCTCCGCGGCAGGTGCTCGCCCGCGAGGTGCTCGAGCGCCTGATCAACGAGAAGATCCAGGTGCAGATGGCCATCGAGAGCGGCATCAAGGTGGACGACTACGCAGTCTCCCAGGCCGAGCAGTCCGTGGCCCGGCAGAACAGCGTGAGCATCCCGGAAATGCAGCGCCGCCTCGCGGCCGACGGCATCAGTCCGGAGCGCTTCCGCAGCGAACTGCGCAACCAGATGCTGATCCAGCGGCTGCGCGAGCGCGACGTCGAGTCGCGCGTGCGCGTGACCGATCTCGACGTGGACCAGTACATGCGCGACCAGCAGCAGTCCGCGATATCGGATCCGTCCAAGATCGAGCTGAACCTCGCCAACATCCTCATCTCCGTGCCGGAGAACGCCACGCCGGACGTGGTGGAGCAGCGCCGCCAGCGCGCGCAGCAGGCCGCCGACCGCGTGCGGGGCGGCGAGGATTTCGCCAAGGTGGCGCGTGAACTCTCCGATGCCCCCGATGCCCCCATCGGCGGCGAACTGGGCCTGCGCCCGGCCGACCGCTACCCGGACCTCTTCCTGCGGACCGTCCAGCAGGTGCCCGTGGGCGGCATCGCCGGCCCGGTGCGCTCGCCGGCCGGTTTCCACGTGCTGCGGGTGCTGGAGCGTTCGCGCGCCGGCATTCCCTCCTCGGCCGTGCAGACCCACGTGCGCCACATCCTGCTGCGCACCGGGCCGCAGCTGACCGAGGCCGCAGCCGCGGAGCGGCTGGCGGAGTACCGCCGCCGCATCCTGTCGGGCCAGGCCGATTTCGCCACGCTCGCGCGCGAGCACTCCCAGGACGGCAGCGCCAAGCAGGGCGGTGACCTGGGCTGGGCCGGCCCGGGCCGCTACGTGCCGGAGTTCGAGGAGGCGGTGGAAGCGCTCAAGCCGGACGAGATCAGCCAGCCCATCGTGTCGCGCTTCGGCGTGCACCTGATCCAGCTGCTGGAGCGGCGCGAGGCCAAGCTCACGCAGCGCGAGCAGCGCGACATGGTGCGCGATGCCGTGCGCGAGAAAAAGCTCGAGGAAGCGTTCACCAACTGGGCCCAGGAAGCCCGTGCCCGCGCCTACGTGGAATACCGCGACGCGCCGCAATGA
- a CDS encoding LPS-assembly protein LptD: MDLSSLPDPLRPTHSRLPARRRNRADPPRFEQRALARLAAWMVCGLPLAALAQTEPGPGAAAEPAPALRASPLLQEKIPEDVRPKLPIFVRGDHVSGQPDINATVEGNAELRRGDTIIHADRLDYAVPDDLAKARGNVRINRAGNVYEGSLLELQVDAFSGFFDDASYRFLANGAYGDARRVDFIDRDRAVVHEATYTTCQKDDESTWKPAWIVRARSIKIDNAEQVGTAEGGVLEFQGVPVLPVPGSFTFPLSDKRKTGLLPPTVGIDSVSGVVYSQPYYWNIAPNRDATITPTVMSKRGVSTSGEFRYLEPTYNGEIRGDYMPSDRLRDRDRWALGLKHRGTFDTGIGGIGLNVDATRVSDDNYWRDFSTRTNGGISQLTQRLLPADASLSWGGYDMSLSLRTLKWQVLQDVNAPIVPPYDRMPQIHWGYTPSSLPGGFDASVEADYTDFRADRALTGQPNARRSYAMAQFSRPFLAPGGFITPRVQFHATQYDFDSALTATGQRTASRALPTFSLDSGLVFERDARYFGRNFVQTLEPRAFYTYTPYRDQSMIPVYDTAANDFNFATIYTENGYSGNDRIADNNLLTLGVTTRLLDPDDGGEAARFGIAQRLRFSDQNVVMPGEAPVSERLSDVLLGAGINWTRQWGFDSTVQYNPKTGRSIRSTIGARYNPSDYRVINAAYRFQRGTSEQIDVGWQWPINDLWGDKGQNLGPGRGQGGGRWYSVGRLNYSLQDRKLVDTVIGFEYDSCCWIGRVVLERLQSSVTTATTRLLFQIEFVGFSRLSLGSDPIQTLKQNIPRYQYLREPVPAPSRFTNYD, from the coding sequence ATGGACCTTTCTTCCTTGCCCGATCCCCTCCGACCGACGCATTCCCGCCTGCCTGCCCGCCGCCGGAACCGTGCCGACCCCCCGCGGTTCGAGCAGCGGGCGCTGGCTCGCCTGGCCGCCTGGATGGTGTGCGGGCTGCCGCTGGCAGCGCTCGCGCAGACCGAACCCGGCCCCGGCGCTGCGGCCGAGCCCGCTCCCGCCCTGCGGGCCAGCCCGCTGCTGCAGGAGAAGATTCCCGAGGACGTGCGGCCGAAGCTGCCGATCTTCGTGCGGGGCGACCATGTCTCCGGCCAGCCCGACATCAACGCGACCGTCGAGGGCAATGCCGAGCTGCGGCGCGGCGACACCATCATCCACGCCGACAGGCTCGACTACGCGGTGCCCGACGACCTCGCCAAGGCGCGCGGCAACGTGCGCATCAACCGCGCCGGCAACGTGTACGAGGGTTCGCTGCTCGAATTGCAGGTGGACGCGTTTTCCGGGTTCTTCGACGACGCCAGCTACCGCTTCCTCGCGAATGGCGCCTATGGCGACGCACGCCGCGTGGACTTCATCGACCGCGACCGCGCCGTGGTCCACGAAGCCACCTACACCACCTGCCAGAAGGACGACGAATCCACCTGGAAGCCGGCCTGGATCGTGCGCGCCCGCAGCATCAAGATCGACAACGCCGAACAGGTGGGCACGGCCGAAGGGGGCGTGCTGGAGTTCCAGGGCGTACCCGTCCTGCCGGTGCCCGGCAGCTTCACGTTCCCGCTGTCGGACAAGCGCAAGACCGGCCTGCTGCCGCCCACCGTGGGCATCGACAGCGTGAGCGGCGTCGTGTATTCGCAGCCCTACTACTGGAACATCGCGCCCAACCGGGATGCCACCATCACGCCCACGGTCATGTCCAAGCGCGGCGTCAGCACCAGCGGCGAATTCCGCTACCTGGAACCGACCTACAACGGCGAGATCCGGGGCGACTACATGCCCTCGGACCGGCTGCGCGACCGCGACCGCTGGGCACTGGGCCTGAAGCACCGCGGCACCTTCGACACCGGCATCGGCGGCATCGGCCTGAACGTGGATGCGACGCGCGTGAGCGACGACAACTACTGGCGCGACTTCAGCACCCGGACCAACGGCGGCATCAGCCAGCTCACGCAGCGCCTGCTGCCGGCGGATGCGTCCCTGTCCTGGGGCGGCTACGACATGTCGCTGAGCCTGCGTACCCTCAAGTGGCAGGTCCTGCAGGACGTGAACGCGCCCATCGTGCCGCCGTACGACCGCATGCCCCAGATCCATTGGGGCTACACGCCGTCGTCGCTGCCCGGCGGCTTCGACGCCAGCGTCGAGGCCGACTACACCGACTTCCGCGCGGACCGTGCGCTCACCGGCCAGCCCAATGCCCGCCGCAGCTATGCCATGGCGCAGTTCAGCCGGCCGTTCCTGGCGCCGGGCGGGTTCATCACGCCGCGCGTGCAGTTCCACGCCACGCAGTACGACTTCGACAGCGCCCTCACGGCGACGGGGCAGCGCACGGCATCGCGCGCGCTGCCCACCTTCAGCCTGGACAGCGGCCTCGTGTTCGAGCGCGACGCGCGCTACTTCGGCCGCAACTTCGTGCAGACGCTGGAGCCGCGAGCCTTCTACACCTACACGCCGTACCGCGACCAGAGCATGATCCCGGTGTACGACACGGCGGCGAACGACTTCAACTTCGCCACCATCTACACCGAGAACGGCTACAGCGGCAACGACCGCATCGCCGACAACAACCTGCTCACGCTGGGTGTCACCACCCGCCTGCTGGACCCCGACGACGGCGGCGAGGCGGCCCGCTTCGGCATCGCCCAGCGCCTGCGCTTCAGCGACCAGAACGTGGTCATGCCGGGCGAGGCGCCCGTGAGCGAGCGCCTCTCGGACGTGCTGCTGGGGGCCGGTATCAACTGGACGCGCCAGTGGGGCTTCGACTCCACCGTGCAGTACAACCCCAAGACCGGCCGCTCCATCCGCTCCACCATCGGCGCGCGCTACAACCCCAGCGACTACCGCGTCATCAACGCGGCCTACCGCTTCCAGCGGGGCACCAGCGAGCAGATCGACGTGGGCTGGCAGTGGCCCATCAACGACCTCTGGGGCGACAAGGGCCAGAACCTCGGCCCGGGCCGCGGGCAGGGCGGTGGGCGCTGGTACTCCGTCGGCCGCCTGAACTACAGCCTGCAGGACCGCAAGCTCGTGGACACGGTCATCGGCTTCGAATACGACAGCTGCTGCTGGATCGGACGCGTGGTGCTCGAGCGCCTGCAGAGCAGCGTGACCACGGCCACCACCCGGCTGCTCTTCCAGATCGAGTTCGTGGGCTTCTCCCGCCTCTCGCTGGGTTCCGACCCGATCCAGACGCTCAAGCAGAACATCCCGCGCTACCAGTACCTGCGCGAGCCGGTGCCTGCGCCGAGCCGGTTCACGAACTACGACTGA
- a CDS encoding aminoglycoside phosphotransferase family protein, translating into MSHPRPPSPAADAGAHAVAWPDPSRRAAFDAWLAPLVAAHGLVPSSLRPASADASFRRYLRIDGVDGASRIVMDAPPDKEDCRPFAHVQRLMAEAGLNVPRILAWDEAHGFMLLSDLGRETVIERLDPALPADAHAWYLQATDVLLQWQQASKPDTLPPYDAALLRRELALFPDWYLARHRGVALDDGQQATLARAFDAIVSANLAAPSVHVHRDFMMRNLMVPTEAGAPLGVLDFQDAVWGPVTYDIASLLRDAFISWDEDFVIDITVRYWEKARRAGILGSGSASGWGDDFGEFYRAVEWMGLQRHLKVAGIFARLTLRDGKPRYLADTPRFIGYIRSTAGRYRELVPLLRLIDAVEGTEAVAGYAFGRV; encoded by the coding sequence ATGAGCCACCCCCGTCCCCCCTCCCCGGCCGCCGATGCCGGAGCCCACGCCGTCGCGTGGCCCGATCCCTCCCGCCGCGCCGCCTTCGATGCATGGCTGGCTCCGCTGGTGGCTGCGCACGGCCTGGTGCCGTCCAGCCTGCGCCCTGCCTCCGCCGACGCGAGCTTCCGCCGCTACCTGCGCATCGATGGCGTGGATGGCGCGAGCCGCATCGTCATGGACGCCCCGCCGGACAAGGAGGACTGCCGCCCCTTCGCGCACGTGCAGCGGCTGATGGCCGAGGCGGGCCTGAACGTGCCGCGGATCCTGGCATGGGACGAAGCCCATGGCTTCATGCTGCTGTCCGACCTGGGCCGCGAAACGGTGATCGAGCGCCTCGACCCGGCGCTCCCGGCCGATGCCCACGCCTGGTACCTGCAGGCCACCGACGTGCTGCTGCAGTGGCAGCAGGCGTCGAAGCCGGACACGCTGCCGCCCTATGACGCCGCGCTGCTGCGGCGCGAACTGGCGCTGTTTCCCGACTGGTACCTGGCGCGCCACCGGGGCGTCGCACTGGACGACGGACAGCAGGCGACGCTGGCGCGCGCGTTCGACGCCATCGTCTCGGCCAACCTCGCCGCGCCGTCGGTCCATGTGCACCGCGACTTCATGATGCGCAACCTGATGGTGCCCACCGAGGCCGGCGCGCCCCTGGGCGTGCTGGATTTCCAGGATGCCGTGTGGGGCCCCGTCACCTACGACATCGCCAGCCTGCTGCGCGATGCCTTCATCAGCTGGGACGAGGATTTCGTCATCGACATTACCGTACGTTACTGGGAAAAGGCCCGGCGTGCGGGCATTCTCGGCAGCGGCAGCGCTTCCGGCTGGGGCGACGACTTCGGCGAGTTCTACCGCGCCGTCGAATGGATGGGCCTGCAGCGCCACCTGAAGGTGGCCGGCATCTTCGCGCGGCTCACGCTGCGCGACGGCAAGCCCCGCTACCTGGCCGACACGCCCCGCTTCATCGGCTACATCCGCTCCACGGCAGGCCGCTACCGCGAACTCGTGCCGCTGCTGCGGCTCATCGACGCCGTCGAGGGCACCGAAGCCGTGGCCGGCTACGCCTTCGGCCGGGTCTGA
- a CDS encoding 16S rRNA (uracil(1498)-N(3))-methyltransferase, translating to MPRFHCPEPLSSGAALALPPAAARHVQVLRLQPGDAITLFDGRGGEYAATVARMGRSDVEVLVGAHDPVEREAGRSVHLVVGMPANERMDWLVEKATELGVARIQPVAAARSVLKLSGERALKRQAHWQAIAAAACEQCGRNRVPQVEAPVPLADWLRLPPAPDAARLVLSLREGSRPLHDAAAGAACVQVLHGPEGGLAPHEEDLALERGFLPASLGPRVLRAETASVAALSLLACA from the coding sequence ATTCCCCGCTTCCATTGCCCCGAGCCGCTGTCCAGCGGAGCCGCGCTGGCGCTGCCGCCCGCTGCCGCGCGCCATGTGCAGGTCCTGCGCCTGCAGCCCGGCGACGCGATCACGCTGTTCGACGGGCGCGGCGGCGAGTACGCCGCCACGGTGGCGCGCATGGGCCGGTCCGATGTCGAGGTTCTGGTAGGCGCGCACGACCCGGTCGAGCGTGAGGCCGGCCGCAGCGTCCACCTGGTCGTGGGCATGCCGGCCAACGAACGCATGGACTGGCTCGTGGAGAAGGCCACCGAACTGGGCGTGGCACGCATCCAGCCCGTGGCGGCGGCCCGCAGCGTGCTCAAGCTCTCCGGGGAGCGGGCGCTCAAGCGGCAGGCGCACTGGCAGGCGATCGCCGCGGCGGCCTGCGAACAGTGCGGGCGCAACCGCGTGCCGCAGGTGGAAGCCCCCGTGCCGCTGGCGGACTGGCTGCGGCTGCCCCCCGCGCCCGATGCCGCGCGGCTGGTGCTGTCGCTGCGCGAAGGCAGCCGGCCGCTGCATGACGCCGCAGCGGGCGCCGCCTGCGTGCAGGTTCTGCACGGCCCCGAAGGCGGCCTGGCCCCGCACGAGGAAGACCTCGCGCTGGAGCGCGGTTTCCTGCCCGCCAGCCTCGGCCCGCGCGTGCTGCGCGCCGAGACAGCCTCGGTGGCGGCGCTTTCGCTGCTGGCCTGCGCATGA